Proteins from one Acidobacteriota bacterium genomic window:
- a CDS encoding ABC transporter permease, translating into MSERIRHMLVKEFIQVFRDPKMRGVIFMMPIIQTLVFGYAVTTDVRHVRTAVYDLDQTVASRDLTSRFVRSGYFDLVADVSREGDVRALMDRGTVRAVLQINRGFGGDLAAGRTASVQVIVDGTDSNTAAVVLDYAARITQAYSTDILVRRIAALPGPIARPGGVELESRAWFNDNLESRNFYVPGVIAIIVLLITLMLTSMAVVREKEIGTMEQIIVTPIRPVEFILGKTVPFALIGFADVLLITTIGVGWFEIPIRGSLLVLFGATALYLLTTLGIGLLISTVSQTQQQAMMSSFFFYFPAVLLSGFMFPIANMPTVVQWLTYLNPLRYFLVIVRGVFLKGVGPEILWPQMASLAVMGVVTLGLASRRFRKTLT; encoded by the coding sequence GTGTCCGAGCGCATCCGTCACATGCTCGTCAAGGAGTTCATCCAGGTCTTCCGCGACCCGAAGATGCGGGGCGTCATCTTCATGATGCCCATCATCCAGACGCTGGTCTTCGGCTATGCGGTCACCACCGATGTCCGGCACGTGCGGACCGCGGTCTACGACCTGGATCAGACCGTCGCGAGCCGGGACCTGACGTCCAGGTTCGTCCGGTCGGGGTACTTCGATCTCGTGGCGGATGTGTCCCGCGAGGGGGACGTGCGGGCCCTCATGGACCGCGGCACCGTTCGCGCCGTGCTCCAGATCAACCGGGGGTTCGGGGGCGATCTCGCGGCCGGTCGCACGGCCAGCGTGCAAGTGATCGTCGATGGCACCGACTCCAATACGGCGGCCGTGGTGCTCGATTATGCGGCGCGGATCACGCAGGCGTACTCGACCGACATCCTCGTGAGGCGGATCGCCGCGCTCCCGGGGCCGATCGCGCGGCCGGGCGGGGTGGAGCTGGAATCCCGCGCCTGGTTCAACGACAACCTCGAGAGCCGCAATTTCTACGTGCCTGGCGTCATTGCGATCATCGTGCTGCTCATCACTCTGATGCTCACGAGCATGGCGGTCGTGCGGGAGAAGGAAATCGGCACGATGGAGCAGATCATCGTGACGCCGATCAGACCCGTGGAGTTCATCCTGGGCAAGACCGTGCCGTTCGCGCTGATTGGGTTCGCCGACGTCCTGCTCATCACGACCATCGGCGTCGGCTGGTTCGAGATTCCGATCCGAGGCAGCCTGCTGGTGCTCTTCGGCGCCACGGCCCTGTATCTGCTGACGACGCTCGGCATCGGCCTCCTCATCTCGACGGTCAGCCAGACGCAGCAGCAGGCGATGATGAGCAGCTTCTTCTTCTACTTCCCGGCGGTGCTGCTCTCCGGGTTCATGTTTCCGATCGCGAACATGCCGACCGTCGTGCAGTGGCTGACGTATCTGAACCCTCTGCGCTACTTCCTCGTGATTGTGCGGGGCGTGTTTCTGAAGGGGGTCGGTCCGGAGATTCTCTGGCCTCAGATGGCGAGTCTCGCCGTCATGGGCGTGGTGACGCTGGGGCTGGCGTCGCGGCGCTTCCGCAAGACGCTCACCTGA
- a CDS encoding protein kinase, giving the protein MVLQYRVEERLGAGGMGEVYRARDLRLDRDVALKFLPASRQDNPESRARLLGEARAAAALRSPHVAAIYDIEEHEDALFIVMEYVRGEPLSRRTARERLSITDAVSIAMQVASALEEAHASGLVHRDIKSANIMVDDRGVAKVLDFGLAKRTPDFLLTATQPTGPATGDGVLLGTLAYMSPEQARNRPVDQRSDLFSLGVVLYEMLAGALPFPASSPADVLDAIVHRSPAPLRAVPGDLERIVRRALAKEPHARYQTATEFRANLQAFQRTVLSSDEFAGDHLGAPLSLPSNGGVSGTRVTHRIAVLRFANVTGDGADDWIGVGLAETLTSDLKHLHEITVIGSEQVGDTLRRIEMEDAIHDDHGLAIELGRRVGATCLVTGGYQRRVDTLRVTARFVDVETGTVTKTLRVDGVIHEIFDLQDRIVRGLSDDLELQLESSERMAIADPETRSIEAYEAYSRGLVELRRAEEPSLGLAMTLFERAIELDGLYASAWAALGAAHNLKAFFSGDSHLSARAVDLERRALEINPHLSAAHHWLGVAYLNTARYEEAIEATSTAIRLDPGNALAHAAHGRGLALGRGDVDEAIRELREAVRIDATLGYAHLLLALLYLVRRQHGWAEVSARRAVDLQEAATSVRGPNVVGAHLALGLVFYWQGDYEAALRQYEHERAWITSSQHAQRDRIQAELEQKFSAVLWRMGRREESDRHFQEALAALEGWRHGRVLDPVVAYGMAALLTVRGEEQRGIEYLNEARRFLPAFVQRLLSADPDFQSVRLRLATESAPNPD; this is encoded by the coding sequence ATGGTGCTGCAGTATCGGGTGGAGGAACGCCTCGGGGCGGGCGGCATGGGCGAGGTGTACCGCGCACGCGATCTGCGGCTGGATCGCGACGTGGCGTTGAAGTTCCTGCCCGCCTCCAGACAGGACAATCCGGAGAGTCGCGCGCGCCTCCTGGGCGAGGCGCGGGCGGCCGCCGCACTCCGTTCGCCGCACGTCGCGGCCATCTACGATATCGAGGAGCACGAGGACGCGCTATTCATCGTGATGGAGTACGTGCGGGGAGAACCGCTGTCCCGCCGGACGGCGCGTGAGCGCCTCTCCATCACCGACGCCGTCAGTATCGCCATGCAGGTGGCATCGGCGCTCGAGGAAGCCCACGCCAGTGGGCTGGTGCACCGCGACATCAAGAGCGCCAACATCATGGTCGACGATCGCGGTGTGGCCAAGGTGCTCGATTTCGGACTGGCCAAGCGCACGCCCGACTTCCTTCTCACGGCCACTCAGCCTACCGGCCCCGCGACCGGCGACGGCGTGCTGCTGGGCACGCTGGCCTACATGTCTCCCGAGCAGGCGCGAAACCGGCCAGTCGACCAGCGCTCCGACCTCTTCTCGCTTGGGGTGGTGCTGTACGAAATGCTGGCGGGCGCCCTGCCCTTCCCGGCGAGCAGTCCGGCGGATGTGCTTGACGCCATCGTCCATCGGTCGCCCGCACCCCTTCGGGCAGTGCCGGGCGATCTCGAGCGCATCGTGCGGCGGGCGCTGGCCAAGGAGCCGCACGCTCGGTATCAGACAGCGACGGAATTTCGCGCAAATCTGCAGGCCTTCCAACGGACCGTCCTCAGTTCTGACGAGTTTGCCGGCGATCACTTGGGAGCTCCCCTGAGCCTTCCGTCGAACGGTGGTGTGTCCGGTACTCGCGTGACGCACCGGATTGCGGTCCTGCGATTCGCCAACGTCACCGGGGACGGCGCGGACGACTGGATCGGCGTCGGCCTGGCGGAGACCCTGACTTCAGACTTGAAACACCTGCATGAGATCACGGTCATCGGGTCGGAGCAGGTGGGTGACACGCTTCGCCGGATCGAGATGGAAGACGCGATTCATGACGACCACGGTCTCGCGATTGAGCTCGGTCGAAGGGTCGGCGCCACGTGCCTCGTCACGGGCGGGTACCAGCGACGAGTCGACACGCTGCGCGTCACGGCGCGATTCGTGGATGTCGAGACCGGCACGGTGACCAAGACCCTGAGGGTCGACGGCGTTATCCACGAGATCTTCGACCTGCAGGACCGAATCGTCCGTGGCCTTTCTGACGATCTCGAGCTACAACTCGAGTCCTCCGAGAGGATGGCGATCGCGGATCCGGAGACACGATCCATCGAGGCCTACGAGGCCTACTCGCGCGGCCTCGTCGAGCTGCGCCGGGCCGAGGAGCCGTCACTCGGTCTGGCGATGACGCTCTTCGAGCGCGCCATCGAGCTTGACGGCCTGTATGCCTCGGCGTGGGCCGCGCTCGGGGCCGCACACAACCTCAAGGCGTTTTTCTCTGGTGATTCGCACCTGTCGGCAAGAGCGGTGGATCTCGAACGACGGGCGCTGGAGATCAACCCGCACCTCTCGGCCGCACATCACTGGCTCGGGGTGGCGTACTTGAATACCGCCCGGTACGAAGAGGCGATTGAGGCGACCAGCACGGCGATTCGGCTCGATCCTGGCAACGCGCTCGCACACGCGGCGCATGGACGAGGGCTCGCCCTCGGTCGCGGCGATGTCGACGAAGCCATCCGCGAGCTCAGGGAAGCGGTGCGTATCGACGCGACGCTTGGTTACGCGCACTTGCTGCTTGCGCTCCTCTATCTGGTGCGGCGTCAGCACGGCTGGGCGGAGGTGTCGGCACGCCGCGCGGTGGACCTGCAGGAAGCCGCCACGAGCGTGCGTGGACCGAACGTCGTTGGGGCACATCTCGCGCTCGGGCTCGTCTTCTATTGGCAGGGCGATTACGAGGCGGCGCTCCGGCAATATGAGCATGAGCGCGCGTGGATCACGTCGAGCCAGCACGCGCAGCGCGACCGGATACAGGCAGAACTGGAGCAGAAGTTCTCAGCGGTGCTCTGGAGAATGGGACGACGAGAGGAGTCGGACCGTCACTT
- a CDS encoding TolC family protein, which yields MVAGSLVSGTILLFGGSHAAAQEPSPRAVMGELAQQATRVAVSPPLKVDAAVRIALDLNPVTRAAAEGVRVAEEAVGEARAPYYPTLSVAASYGRWETHAFLPEGLVGSTIPSTIGPTDDWTAAFTGRYTLYDSGRRAADLRAALAQQRVAEHEAARVRQDLALEVRRTFYALVAARDGERVADTNLARAEEHLRLALERRAAGAVSGGDVVQAQVHVAEARLARVRVESLVQQARGALNTAMGLPVATPVEADSQEAPVAPPHPVEVSGGLAQALTDRPTIAAAVQRALAATEAVSAAQSAFGPKIAAEWSVGLRDSHFFPSERDWRAGVTVTWSLFDGFAKRHRLAGARAAHARDEAEVERTKQTVQAEVWSAHATLRETHEAIAAADVLIRDADENVRIARERYRVGAGTVNELLDAQAALARAGAVRAQAAWDYRTARATYDWTIGRALPAGAPPGSVDGGL from the coding sequence ATGGTCGCAGGTAGTCTGGTGTCGGGAACGATCCTCCTGTTCGGCGGCTCGCATGCCGCAGCCCAGGAGCCCTCACCCCGGGCGGTGATGGGCGAGCTGGCGCAGCAGGCGACGCGGGTCGCCGTGTCGCCGCCGCTGAAGGTCGATGCGGCGGTGCGGATTGCGCTCGATCTGAATCCCGTCACGCGGGCTGCAGCTGAAGGGGTGCGGGTCGCCGAGGAGGCCGTGGGCGAAGCGCGGGCGCCGTACTACCCGACGCTCAGCGTCGCCGCTTCGTACGGACGGTGGGAGACCCACGCCTTCCTGCCGGAGGGACTCGTGGGATCGACCATTCCCTCGACGATTGGACCCACGGATGACTGGACCGCCGCGTTCACGGGCCGCTACACGCTGTATGACAGCGGCCGGCGCGCGGCCGACCTGCGCGCAGCCCTGGCGCAGCAACGGGTGGCGGAGCACGAGGCGGCGCGCGTACGACAAGACCTCGCGCTCGAGGTGCGGCGCACCTTCTACGCCCTTGTCGCCGCGCGCGACGGCGAACGCGTCGCCGACACGAACCTCGCCAGAGCCGAAGAACATCTGAGACTCGCTCTCGAGCGCCGCGCGGCCGGCGCCGTCTCCGGTGGCGATGTCGTGCAGGCCCAGGTGCACGTCGCGGAGGCGCGTCTCGCTCGCGTCCGCGTCGAGAGCCTGGTCCAGCAGGCGCGCGGCGCCTTGAACACGGCGATGGGACTTCCGGTTGCGACGCCGGTCGAGGCCGACTCGCAAGAGGCCCCGGTCGCACCGCCCCATCCCGTCGAGGTCTCGGGGGGCCTGGCGCAGGCGCTCACGGACCGCCCCACGATCGCGGCCGCGGTGCAGCGCGCCCTGGCGGCGACCGAGGCCGTGTCAGCTGCGCAGAGTGCGTTTGGCCCCAAGATTGCCGCCGAGTGGTCCGTCGGCTTGCGCGACAGTCACTTCTTCCCGTCCGAGCGAGACTGGAGAGCCGGAGTCACCGTGACCTGGTCGCTGTTCGATGGGTTTGCGAAACGGCACCGCCTCGCCGGCGCCAGAGCCGCACACGCGCGTGACGAAGCGGAGGTGGAGCGCACGAAGCAGACGGTGCAAGCGGAAGTGTGGTCTGCGCACGCGACACTCCGCGAGACACATGAAGCCATCGCGGCCGCCGACGTGCTGATTCGGGACGCCGATGAGAATGTCCGCATCGCGCGCGAGCGGTACCGCGTGGGAGCGGGCACGGTGAACGAGCTGCTCGACGCGCAGGCGGCGTTGGCGCGCGCGGGCGCCGTCCGCGCTCAGGCGGCATGGGACTATCGAACAGCTCGCGCCACGTACGACTGGACGATCGGCCGCGCCCTCCCCGCAGGCGCGCCCCCGGGGTCTGTGGACGGTGGTCTCTGA